One segment of Haemorhous mexicanus isolate bHaeMex1 chromosome 33, bHaeMex1.pri, whole genome shotgun sequence DNA contains the following:
- the BLOC1S1 gene encoding biogenesis of lysosome-related organelles complex 1 subunit 1 — translation MLSRLLKEHQARQSERRELQERRRRDAIAAATRLTEALVDHLNVGVAQAYVNQRKLDQEVKTLQVQAAQFARQTGQWIAMVESFNQALKEIGDVENWARSIELDMRTIATALEYVYKGQLQPSCS, via the exons ATGCTGTCCCGGCTGCTGAAGGAGCATCAGGCCCGCCAGAGCGAGCGGCGCGAGCTGCAGG AGCGGCGCCGCAGGGACGCCATCGCGGCCGCCACCCGCCTCACCGAGGCCCTGGTGGATCACCTGAACGTGGG ggTGGCCCAGGCCTACGTGAACCAGCGCAAGCTGGACCAGGAGGTGAAGACGCTGCAGGTGCAGGCGGCGCAGTTCGCCCGCCAGACCGGCCAGTGGATCGCCATGGTGGAGAGCTTCAACCAGGCCCTCAAG GAGATCGGTGACGTGGAGAACTGGGCCAGGAGCATCGAGCTGGACATGAGGACCATCGCCACCGCCCTCGAGTACGTCTAcaaggggcagctgcagccctcctgctcctga